A region from the Lolium perenne isolate Kyuss_39 chromosome 4, Kyuss_2.0, whole genome shotgun sequence genome encodes:
- the LOC139830161 gene encoding uncharacterized protein, which produces MAAIHQFGELMQKKLAEANERADALAQKLEQSEAARKKAELAASKAKVEADEAKAKAAGVEELQKKLEDATAALDEHKAAQASRDEGILKRLKSQSRRTLTQTNQDFDLDNPVNDPLLDALSLLEFHGREIREGVANANAGLSALFPYFFPKKEEPATFLNLAKMFNASEDLGLKMRQENMKVAVESTVALVADSQQTLDWMKVGDTSQIEQSRWRSLIKAAKPNTKKILAYLGIKPASTPSSSRPEV; this is translated from the exons ATGGCAGCTATACATCAGTTTGGCGAACTGATGCAAA agaaacttgcagaggctaacgaacgcgccgacgcactggctcaaaaacttgagcaaagtgaggcggctcgcaagaaagccgaactcgctgctagcaaagccaaggtcgaagctgatgaagctaaggcgaaagctgctggtgtcgaggaactgcagaagaaacttgaggatgcgacagctgccttggatgagcacaaagctgcacaagcttctcgtgacgaaggaatcctcaagcgtttgaagtcgcaaagtcgacgtactctga cccaaacaaaccaggattttgatctggataatcctgtcaacgatcctctccttgacgcactttctcttctggagtttcacgggcgcgaaattcgtgaaggcgtggcaaatgctaatgcaggattgtcagcgttgttcccttatttcttcccgaagaaagaagaacccgcaactttccttaacctcgccaagatgtttaatgcttcggaagacctgggattgaagatgcgtcaggagaatatgaaggttgctgtcgagagtactgttgccctggttgctgacagccaacagacgcttgattggatgaaggttggcgacaccagtcagatagagcagtcaagatggaggtcgctgatcaaggcggccaagcccaacacgaagaagatcttggcgtatctggggatcaagccagcttcaactcctagctcctcgaggccggaggtctag
- the LOC127347647 gene encoding phospholipid-transporting ATPase 1-like, whose product MDLPASLPDPVPSPILKHSPSPSRLSRSARSAADTPSVTFAADFRSRSRAESTSPSFESFRTARSRLSVSRRSTSEHHVGSQRDLRDEDARFVYINDAACTNAPPAMFPNNSVRTTKYSILTFLPRNLYEQFHRLAYVYFLILAALNFIPQLHVNSAAAGTAPLSVVLAVTAVKDAYEDWRRHRSDKNENNRSASVLVDGVFRPKRWKEMQVGDVVRIVANETMPCDMVLLSTSDPTGVAYVQTINLDGESNLKTRYAKQETMLTPPEALAGVIKCEKPNRNIYGFLATVDLDGRRAISLGTSNIMLRGCELKNTVWAIGVAVYTGRETKVMLNSSGAPSKRSRLETDMNRETAALAVILVVLCFVVALLAGIWLGKHNDQLGIIHFFRTNDYSSLQVRKYDWLGVGAQVVFTFLSGVIQFQIMIPIALFISMEMVRAGQAYSMVQDNHMFDHKSKTRFQCRALNINEDLGQIKYVFSDKTGTLTENKMEFRCASVHGRDFSDSSGDKEDRNAMLGKQFSLFQFQFP is encoded by the coding sequence ATGGACTTGCCGGCCAGTCTGCCGGACCCGGTGCCGTCGCCGATACTGAAACACTCACCGTCACCGTCGAGATTGTCGCGGTCGGCACGGTCCGCCGCAGACACGCCCTCGGTCACCTTCGCGGCGGACTTCCGGTCGCGCTCCAGGGCCGAATCCACCTCGCCATCGTTCGAGAGCTTCCGCACCGCCCGGTCGAGGCTCAGCGTGTCGAGGCGATCCACGTCCGAGCATCATGTCGGTTCCCAGCGCGACCTCCGCGACGAGGACGCGCGGTTCGTTTACATCAACGACGCAGCGTGCACCAACGCGCCGCCGGCCATGTTCCCGAACAACTCCGTCCGCACGACCAAGTACTCCATCCTCACCTTCCTCCCGCGCAATCTCTACGAGCAGTTCCACCGGTTGGCATACGTCTACTTCCTCATCCTGGCGGCGCTCAACTTTATCCCGCAGCTCCATGTAAACTCGGCGGCCGCGGGCACTGCACCGCTGTCGGTCGTGCTCGCCGTGACGGCGGTGAAGGACGCGTACGAGGACTGGAGGCGGCACCGGTCGGACAAGAATGAGAATAATCGGTCGGCGTCGGTGCTGGTGGACGGTGTGTTCCGGCCGAAGCGGTGGAAGGAGATGCAGGTAGGGGACGTGGTGCGCATCGTGGCGAACGAGACGATGCCGTGCGACATGGTCCTGCTGTCCACGAGCGACCCGACCGGCGTGGCCTACGTCCAGACCATCAACCTCGACGGCGAGTCCAACCTGAAGACGCGATACGCCAAGCAGGAAACCATGCTCACGCCGCCGGAGGCGCTCGCGGGGGTGATCAAGTGCGAGAAGCCCAACCGCAACATCTACGGCTTCCTTGCTACCGTCGACCTGGATGGCCGCCGCGCCATCTCCCTAGGCACATCCAACATCATGCTCCGTGGATGCGAGCTCAAGAACACGGTGTGGGCCATCGGGGTGGCAGTGTACACCGGCAGAGAAACCAAGGTCATGCTCAACAGCTCAGGTGCGCCGTCCAAGCGCAGCCGTCTCGAGACGGACATGAACCGCGAGACCGCCGCGCTCGCCGTCATCCTGGTGGTCCTCTGCTTCGTCGTGGCTCTCCTCGCCGGAATCTGGCTGGGCAAGCATAACGACCAGCTCGGGATCATACACTTCTTCCGCACGAACGACTACTCTTCGCTACAGGTCCGGAAGTACGACTGGCTCGGGGTAGGAGCGCAGGTGGTGTTCACGTTCTTGTCGGGCGTGATACAGTTCCAGATCATGATCCCCATTGCACTCTTCATATCCATGGAGATGGTCAGGGCGGGGCAGGCATACAGCATGGTGCAAGACAATCACATGTTCGACCACAAGAGCAAGACCAGATTCCAATGCCGGGCGCTGAACATCAACGAGGACCTCGGGCAGATCAAGTACGTCTTCTCCGACAAGACGGGCACGCTCACGGAGAACAAGATGGAGTTCCGGTGCGCCAGCGTGCACGGCCGCGACTTCAGCGACTCCAGTGGAGACAAGGAGGATAGAAATGCAATGCTTGGTAAGCAATTTTCACTTTTTCAGTTCCAATTTCCGTAA